In Danaus plexippus chromosome 28, MEX_DaPlex, whole genome shotgun sequence, a genomic segment contains:
- the LOC116776339 gene encoding aldo-keto reductase AKR2E4-like isoform X3: MTVGQTNVPKYKLINGREMPAIALGTYLGHDKSGMVRSVNKQLRDVVMQAIDVGYRHFDTAEIYGTEEELGEGVRRKMEEGAVRREELFITDKLWNTHHKREQVVPSLRESLSKMGLSYIDLFLMHWPMGLHEDYTHSDVDFMETWLGLEDAVRLGLARNIGVSNFNKQQLERILREGSIRPAALQIEVHPQIIQTELVQLAQRHQLVVMGYSPFGSLVTRYGLTFPGPTIDDPTLVAIARRHHKTTPQVVLRWLVDRNVVPVTKTVSPSRLKENIDIFDFELSAREIEIINKFDEKTRYTLPSFWQTHAYYPFEKVDNPSADPFIKH; the protein is encoded by the exons ATGACCGTCGGCCAAACGAATGTTCCGAAATACAAACTCATTAACGGAAGAGAGATGCCCGCCATTGCTCTGGGGACTTACTTAGGGCACGACAAG agCGGTATGGTGAGGTCGGTCAACAAACAGCTGAGGGACGTGGTGATGCAAGCCATAGACGTCGGGTACAGACACTTCGACACAGCGGAGATATACGGTACTGAGGAGGAGCTGGGGGAGGGAGTCCGGAGGAAGATGGAGGAGGGAGCCGTCCGCAGGGAGGAACTGTTCATTACCGACAAG CTATGGAACACTCACCACAAGCGGGAGCAGGTGGTGCCGTCTCTGAGGGAGTCTCTCAGTAAGATGGGACTGAGTTACATAGACCTGTTCCTCATGCACTGGCCCATGGGACTTCAT GAGGACTACACGCACTCGGACGTGGACTTCATGGAGACGTGGCTGGGCCTGGAGGACGCGGTGCGGCTCGGCCTCGCGAGGAACATCGGCGTGTCCAACTTCAACAAGCAACAGCTGGAGAGGATCCTCCGCGAGGGCAGCATCCGACCAGCGGCGCTGCAGATAGAG GTCCATCCTCAAATAATACAAACGGAGCTGGTGCAGCTCGCTCAGCGTCACCAGCTCGTGGTGATGGGGTACAGTCCGTTCGGGTCGCTGGTGACCAGGTACGGCCTCACGTTCCCCGGACCCACCATCGACGACCCCACACTCGTCGCCATAGCACGCAGACACCACAAGACTACACCACAAGTGGTACTGAGGTGGCTG GTCGACAGGAACGTCGTGCCGGTCACCAAGACCGTCAGCCCCTCGCGGCTGAAGGAGAACATCGACATATTCGACTTTGAATTGAGCGCCAGAGAAATCGAAATCATCAACAAGTTTGATGAAAAAACCCGCTACACCCTCCCGTCGTTTTGGCAAACACACGCTTACTACCCGTTTGAAAAGGTCGACAATCCTTCAGCAGACCCTTTCATCAAACATTAG
- the LOC116776339 gene encoding aldo-keto reductase AKR2E4-like isoform X1 — MSLCSVCYEQHKMADPILLGLIVFSMMTVGQTNVPKYKLINGREMPAIALGTYLGHDKSGMVRSVNKQLRDVVMQAIDVGYRHFDTAEIYGTEEELGEGVRRKMEEGAVRREELFITDKLWNTHHKREQVVPSLRESLSKMGLSYIDLFLMHWPMGLHEDYTHSDVDFMETWLGLEDAVRLGLARNIGVSNFNKQQLERILREGSIRPAALQIEVHPQIIQTELVQLAQRHQLVVMGYSPFGSLVTRYGLTFPGPTIDDPTLVAIARRHHKTTPQVVLRWLVDRNVVPVTKTVSPSRLKENIDIFDFELSAREIEIINKFDEKTRYTLPSFWQTHAYYPFEKVDNPSADPFIKH, encoded by the exons ATGTCATTGTGCTCAGTTTGTTACGAACAACACAAAATGGCTGACCCCATTTTATTAGGACTTATAGTATTTTCGATG ATGACCGTCGGCCAAACGAATGTTCCGAAATACAAACTCATTAACGGAAGAGAGATGCCCGCCATTGCTCTGGGGACTTACTTAGGGCACGACAAG agCGGTATGGTGAGGTCGGTCAACAAACAGCTGAGGGACGTGGTGATGCAAGCCATAGACGTCGGGTACAGACACTTCGACACAGCGGAGATATACGGTACTGAGGAGGAGCTGGGGGAGGGAGTCCGGAGGAAGATGGAGGAGGGAGCCGTCCGCAGGGAGGAACTGTTCATTACCGACAAG CTATGGAACACTCACCACAAGCGGGAGCAGGTGGTGCCGTCTCTGAGGGAGTCTCTCAGTAAGATGGGACTGAGTTACATAGACCTGTTCCTCATGCACTGGCCCATGGGACTTCAT GAGGACTACACGCACTCGGACGTGGACTTCATGGAGACGTGGCTGGGCCTGGAGGACGCGGTGCGGCTCGGCCTCGCGAGGAACATCGGCGTGTCCAACTTCAACAAGCAACAGCTGGAGAGGATCCTCCGCGAGGGCAGCATCCGACCAGCGGCGCTGCAGATAGAG GTCCATCCTCAAATAATACAAACGGAGCTGGTGCAGCTCGCTCAGCGTCACCAGCTCGTGGTGATGGGGTACAGTCCGTTCGGGTCGCTGGTGACCAGGTACGGCCTCACGTTCCCCGGACCCACCATCGACGACCCCACACTCGTCGCCATAGCACGCAGACACCACAAGACTACACCACAAGTGGTACTGAGGTGGCTG GTCGACAGGAACGTCGTGCCGGTCACCAAGACCGTCAGCCCCTCGCGGCTGAAGGAGAACATCGACATATTCGACTTTGAATTGAGCGCCAGAGAAATCGAAATCATCAACAAGTTTGATGAAAAAACCCGCTACACCCTCCCGTCGTTTTGGCAAACACACGCTTACTACCCGTTTGAAAAGGTCGACAATCCTTCAGCAGACCCTTTCATCAAACATTAG
- the LOC116776339 gene encoding aldo-keto reductase AKR2E4-like isoform X2 gives MIKLTEMTVGQTNVPKYKLINGREMPAIALGTYLGHDKSGMVRSVNKQLRDVVMQAIDVGYRHFDTAEIYGTEEELGEGVRRKMEEGAVRREELFITDKLWNTHHKREQVVPSLRESLSKMGLSYIDLFLMHWPMGLHEDYTHSDVDFMETWLGLEDAVRLGLARNIGVSNFNKQQLERILREGSIRPAALQIEVHPQIIQTELVQLAQRHQLVVMGYSPFGSLVTRYGLTFPGPTIDDPTLVAIARRHHKTTPQVVLRWLVDRNVVPVTKTVSPSRLKENIDIFDFELSAREIEIINKFDEKTRYTLPSFWQTHAYYPFEKVDNPSADPFIKH, from the exons ATGATAAAGCTGACAGAG ATGACCGTCGGCCAAACGAATGTTCCGAAATACAAACTCATTAACGGAAGAGAGATGCCCGCCATTGCTCTGGGGACTTACTTAGGGCACGACAAG agCGGTATGGTGAGGTCGGTCAACAAACAGCTGAGGGACGTGGTGATGCAAGCCATAGACGTCGGGTACAGACACTTCGACACAGCGGAGATATACGGTACTGAGGAGGAGCTGGGGGAGGGAGTCCGGAGGAAGATGGAGGAGGGAGCCGTCCGCAGGGAGGAACTGTTCATTACCGACAAG CTATGGAACACTCACCACAAGCGGGAGCAGGTGGTGCCGTCTCTGAGGGAGTCTCTCAGTAAGATGGGACTGAGTTACATAGACCTGTTCCTCATGCACTGGCCCATGGGACTTCAT GAGGACTACACGCACTCGGACGTGGACTTCATGGAGACGTGGCTGGGCCTGGAGGACGCGGTGCGGCTCGGCCTCGCGAGGAACATCGGCGTGTCCAACTTCAACAAGCAACAGCTGGAGAGGATCCTCCGCGAGGGCAGCATCCGACCAGCGGCGCTGCAGATAGAG GTCCATCCTCAAATAATACAAACGGAGCTGGTGCAGCTCGCTCAGCGTCACCAGCTCGTGGTGATGGGGTACAGTCCGTTCGGGTCGCTGGTGACCAGGTACGGCCTCACGTTCCCCGGACCCACCATCGACGACCCCACACTCGTCGCCATAGCACGCAGACACCACAAGACTACACCACAAGTGGTACTGAGGTGGCTG GTCGACAGGAACGTCGTGCCGGTCACCAAGACCGTCAGCCCCTCGCGGCTGAAGGAGAACATCGACATATTCGACTTTGAATTGAGCGCCAGAGAAATCGAAATCATCAACAAGTTTGATGAAAAAACCCGCTACACCCTCCCGTCGTTTTGGCAAACACACGCTTACTACCCGTTTGAAAAGGTCGACAATCCTTCAGCAGACCCTTTCATCAAACATTAG